One part of the Dyadobacter sp. 676 genome encodes these proteins:
- a CDS encoding adenosylcobinamide-GDP ribazoletransferase — MPYFRKQLTLFFTALQFYTRLPAPKWVVYRPENLSLSTGYLPFIGWIVGAAAGGAWLVADYCTTPTVAVLCSMIVSVLLTGAFHEDGFADVCDGFGGGWTKEKIMEIMKDSRVGTYASVGLISILALKFALLQAISGSEGGIVAVLVSGHSLSRLMPVFVIYTLPYARETGGKAKPVAEKPPFSVLATAIVFGVMPLLAFPAVFGQPLVVMAILPMGLVMAVLAGYFKKWIGGYTGDCLGAIQQVCEIAFYLFVVVLWKFT; from the coding sequence ATGCCCTATTTTCGCAAACAGCTGACCCTGTTTTTTACCGCGCTGCAATTTTACACACGTCTGCCGGCACCGAAATGGGTGGTTTATCGTCCGGAAAATCTGAGCCTGTCGACGGGTTACCTGCCGTTTATCGGCTGGATTGTAGGTGCCGCAGCGGGCGGCGCATGGCTTGTCGCGGATTATTGTACCACTCCCACGGTAGCTGTTCTGTGCTCGATGATTGTTTCCGTGCTGTTGACCGGCGCATTTCACGAAGATGGTTTTGCGGATGTTTGCGATGGTTTCGGAGGCGGGTGGACGAAGGAAAAAATCATGGAAATCATGAAGGACAGCCGCGTCGGTACGTATGCATCCGTGGGCCTGATATCGATCCTCGCCTTGAAATTTGCGCTTTTGCAAGCGATAAGCGGTTCGGAAGGCGGGATCGTCGCCGTGCTCGTGAGCGGGCATTCGCTGAGCAGGCTCATGCCTGTTTTTGTCATTTACACGCTGCCTTATGCGCGGGAGACCGGCGGCAAGGCAAAACCTGTTGCCGAAAAGCCGCCTTTTTCGGTATTGGCGACCGCTATCGTTTTCGGGGTTATGCCCTTGTTGGCGTTCCCGGCGGTATTCGGGCAGCCTTTGGTCGTGATGGCGATCCTACCGATGGGATTGGTTATGGCGGTGCTGGCGGGCTATTTCAAAAAATGGATCGGTGGTTACACGGGCGATTGCCTGGGGGCTATCCAGCAGGTCTGTGAGATCGCATTCTATCTTTTCGTCGTTGTGCTATGGAAATTTACCTGA
- the cobC gene encoding alpha-ribazole phosphatase, protein MEIYLIRHTTPVLERGLIYGRKELLLHAGFPSELEIVRSKLDPDLDIIYSSPASRCTTLAKAIGAGFVTDSRLQELDFGEWEGKTWDTVDPAALQAWMDDYVHACTPGGESMMQMYARVKSFWDDLGKTAHHKIAVVTHAGVIRLILSMVRGIALTEIFDINPAYGEVFRIERSISR, encoded by the coding sequence ATGGAAATTTACCTGATCCGGCATACGACGCCCGTTCTCGAACGTGGCCTGATTTACGGCCGCAAGGAACTTTTACTGCATGCCGGTTTTCCATCGGAACTCGAAATCGTACGATCGAAGCTGGATCCGGATTTGGATATCATTTATTCGAGCCCGGCTTCCCGCTGCACCACGCTTGCGAAGGCCATCGGCGCCGGGTTCGTGACCGATAGCCGTTTACAGGAGCTGGATTTCGGGGAATGGGAGGGCAAAACCTGGGATACCGTCGACCCCGCGGCGTTGCAGGCGTGGATGGACGATTATGTGCACGCGTGCACGCCTGGGGGCGAGAGTATGATGCAGATGTACGCACGCGTGAAGTCGTTTTGGGATGATCTTGGGAAAACCGCCCATCATAAAATCGCGGTCGTGACACACGCGGGGGTGATCCGGCTGATCCTTTCGATGGTTCGGGGAATTGCGCTGACCGAGATTTTCGATATCAATCCAGCTTACGGCGAAGTGTTCCGGATCGAGCGTTCCATTAGTAGATAA
- a CDS encoding DUF1572 domain-containing protein — MNQEYLESVRKQFEYYKMLGEKTIAQLGDEQLFWKYNEESNSIASIVKHLWGNMLSRWTDFLTTDGEKEWRDRDAEFENDIDGREDLLAKWNEGWECLFKALDSLDASNWNTVIYIRNQGHSVMEAINRQLAHYPYHVGQIVFIGKMALDDKWSSLSIPRGNSRSYNADKFAQPKARTHFTDEYIKK, encoded by the coding sequence ATGAACCAGGAATACCTCGAAAGCGTAAGAAAGCAATTCGAATATTACAAAATGCTCGGCGAAAAGACGATTGCGCAGCTGGGCGACGAGCAGCTTTTCTGGAAATACAATGAAGAAAGCAACAGCATTGCCAGCATTGTCAAGCATTTATGGGGCAATATGCTTTCCCGCTGGACCGACTTCCTTACCACCGACGGAGAAAAGGAATGGCGTGACCGCGATGCGGAGTTCGAAAACGATATCGATGGGCGCGAAGATCTGCTTGCCAAATGGAACGAAGGTTGGGAATGCCTTTTCAAAGCGCTGGATTCATTGGACGCATCCAACTGGAACACCGTGATTTACATCCGGAACCAGGGACATTCGGTGATGGAAGCGATTAACCGGCAGCTGGCCCACTATCCGTACCATGTAGGACAAATCGTGTTCATCGGCAAAATGGCGCTGGACGATAAATGGTCGTCCCTGTCGATTCCGAGGGGAAATTCGCGGAGCTATAATGCCGACAAATTCGCCCAGCCCAAGGCCAGGACGCATTTTACCGACGAGTATATCAAAAAATAA